One Capsicum annuum cultivar UCD-10X-F1 chromosome 2, UCD10Xv1.1, whole genome shotgun sequence genomic window carries:
- the LOC107859546 gene encoding transcription factor ILR3, whose amino-acid sequence MAEADEDDSNWLVELGLMEVLPSLEVQPNPQWPSNAFSLPNNLSSGLEDSYGNSDSLKESGSKKRVRSGTCASDSKAHREKMRRDKLNDRFQELSSILEPGKQPKMDKSVILGDAVRMVVQLRDEAQKLKESYDNLQEKVNELKAEKSELRDEKQKLKAEKDKLEQHLKALNSQPGFLPHPPAMPSPFPAPHQVFASKMMPYLGYPGIPMWQFVPPAAVDTSEDHALRPPVA is encoded by the exons ATGGCTGAAGCCGACGAAGATGACTCTAATTGGCTGGTAGAATTAGGGTTAATGGAAGTTCTTCCTTCCCTTGAAGTTCAACCCAATCCTCAATGGCCCTCCAATGCTTTTTCCCTTCCTAATAATCTCAG TTCTGGATTAGAAGATTCCTATGGCAACTCCGACAGTTTGAAGGAAAGCGGCTCCAAAAAGAG GGTGAGATCTGGAACATGTGCATCTGATTCAAAAGCACATAGGGAGAAAATGCGAAGGGACAAGCTGAATGACAG gttCCAAGAATTAAGTTCTATCCTGGAACCAGGAAAGCAGCCAAAAATGGATAAATCTGTTATCCTGGGTGATGCGGTTCGTATGGTGGTGCAGTTGAGAGATGAAGCTCAGAAGCTCAAAGAGTCATACGACAACTTGCAGGAGAAGGTTAATGAATTGAAG GCTGAGAAAAGTGAACTACGAGATGAGAAACAAAAGCTAAAAGCAGAGAAAGACAAGCTCGAGCAGCATCTGAAGGCCTTGAACAGTCAACCTGGATTTTTACCACACCCTCCTGCAATGCCTTCCCCTTTTCCAGCCCCACATCAAGTCTTTGCAAGCAAAATGATGCCATATCTTGGCTACCCTGGAATCCCTATGTGGCAGTTTGTGCCTCCTGCTGCAGTTGATACCTCAGAAGATCATGCTCTCCGCCCCCCTGTTGCTTAA
- the LOC107859545 gene encoding sulfite exporter TauE/SafE family protein 2 isoform X2 — translation MNCHNYLKLVIFVVFLTSCRLSIAKQTNPTLDISKLDQFLNAIYEWRANKQENEGLKFGFSTVVAGVFCFLAASISSAGGIGGGGLYVPILTIIAGVDLKTASSFSAFMVTGGSIANVVCNMCVTSPKNGGKIIIDFDIALLSEPCMLLGVSIGVICNKVLPEWLITILFAVFLGFCTFKTCKSGFFYWKLESELENENQELENGLMKNESSDETEPLLEKEAKGRITSSIPWMKMGMLVMFWFCFFFLYLLRGNQYGQGIIPMEACGVGYWIISSVQFPLAIIFTSWILYNRESQQNMPSKKQEGSSETKHGPSGKLIFPIMALLAGVLGGVFGIGGGMLISPLLIQVGISPEVTAATCSFMVFFSSTMSAVQYLFLGMEHVNEALIFAVICCVASIIGLVVVQRAIEHHGRASLIVFSVGTVMALSTVLMTSFGAVDIWRDYTNGNYMGFKQPC, via the exons atgaattGTCACAACTACTTAAAGTTggtaatttttgttgtttttttgacATCCTGTCGATTGtctatagcaaaacaaacaaaccCCACCTTAGATATCTCCAAATTGGACCAATTCTTGAATGCAATCTATGAATGGAGGGCTAATAAACAAGAAAATGAGGGTCTAAAATTTGGTTTTTCCACTGTAGTAGCAGGGGTATTTTGTTTTTTGGCAGCTTCTATATCAAGTGCTGGAGGAATTGGAGGTGGAGGATTGTATGTACCTATTCTTACTATAATTGCAGGTGTAGACCTCAAAACAGCTTCAAGTTTTTCAGCATTTATGGTCACGGGTGGCTCTATTGCAAATGTTGTTTGTAACATGTGCGTTACAAGCCCGAAAAATGGTGGCAAGATTatcattgattttgatatagCATTGCTCTCGGAGCCATGCATGTTGTtgggtgtcagtattggtgttatATGCAATAAGGTCCTGCCAGAATGGCTTATCACTATACTGTTTGCTGTGTTTCTTGGTTTTTGCACTTTCAAGACATGTAAATCAGGGTTCTTCTACTGGAAATTGGAATCAGAATTGGAAAATGAGAATCAAGAATTGGAAAATGGGTTGATGAAAAATGAAAGTAGTGATGAAACTGAGCCTTTGTTGGAGAAGGAAGCAAAGGGAAGAATAACCAGCAGTATTCCATGGATGAAAATGGGGATGTTGGTGATGTTctggttttgtttttttttcctctATCTTCTTCGTGgaaatcaatatggacaa GGGATCATTCCTATGGAGGCATGTGGAGTGGGATACTGGATCATTTCATCAGTTCAGTTTCCTTTGGCTATCATCTTTACATCATGGATCTTGTATAATAGAGAAAGTCagcagaacatgccttccaagaaACAG GAAGGAAGTAGTGAAACTAAACATGGGCCTTCGGGGAAGCTCATCTTCCCGATAATGGCACTACTAGCAGGGGTTCTAGGAGGCGTTTTTGGAATTGGTGGTGGAATGCTAATTAGTCCCCTTTTAATCCAAGTCGGAATATCTCCTGAA GTGACAGCAGCAACCTGTTCATTCATGGTGTTTTTCTCCTCTACCATGTCAGCTGTGCAATACCTATTTCTAGGGATGGAGCACGTGAACGAGGCCCTCATCTTTGCAGTCATATGTTGTGTTGCCTCAATCATCGGATTAGTAGTAGTTCAGAGAGCCATAGAGCATCATGGGAGAGCATCCCTCATTGTATTTTCTGTCGGCACAGTTATGGCTTTAAGCACTGTTCTCATGACTAGTTTTGGAGCTGTTGATATATGGAGGGATTACACCAATGGAAATTACATGGGGTTCAAGCAGCCTTgctga
- the LOC107859545 gene encoding sulfite exporter TauE/SafE family protein 2 isoform X1 — protein MNCHNYLKLVIFVVFLTSCRLSIAKQTNPTLDISKLDQFLNAIYEWRANKQENEGLKFGFSTVVAGVFCFLAASISSAGGIGGGGLYVPILTIIAGVDLKTASSFSAFMVTGGSIANVVCNMCVTSPKNGGKIIIDFDIALLSEPCMLLGVSIGVICNKVLPEWLITILFAVFLGFCTFKTCKSGFFYWKLESELENENQELENGLMKNESSDETEPLLEKEAKGRITSSIPWMKMGMLVMFWFCFFFLYLLRGNQYGQVCLPLFIVLSSLLLGIIPMEACGVGYWIISSVQFPLAIIFTSWILYNRESQQNMPSKKQEGSSETKHGPSGKLIFPIMALLAGVLGGVFGIGGGMLISPLLIQVGISPEVTAATCSFMVFFSSTMSAVQYLFLGMEHVNEALIFAVICCVASIIGLVVVQRAIEHHGRASLIVFSVGTVMALSTVLMTSFGAVDIWRDYTNGNYMGFKQPC, from the exons atgaattGTCACAACTACTTAAAGTTggtaatttttgttgtttttttgacATCCTGTCGATTGtctatagcaaaacaaacaaaccCCACCTTAGATATCTCCAAATTGGACCAATTCTTGAATGCAATCTATGAATGGAGGGCTAATAAACAAGAAAATGAGGGTCTAAAATTTGGTTTTTCCACTGTAGTAGCAGGGGTATTTTGTTTTTTGGCAGCTTCTATATCAAGTGCTGGAGGAATTGGAGGTGGAGGATTGTATGTACCTATTCTTACTATAATTGCAGGTGTAGACCTCAAAACAGCTTCAAGTTTTTCAGCATTTATGGTCACGGGTGGCTCTATTGCAAATGTTGTTTGTAACATGTGCGTTACAAGCCCGAAAAATGGTGGCAAGATTatcattgattttgatatagCATTGCTCTCGGAGCCATGCATGTTGTtgggtgtcagtattggtgttatATGCAATAAGGTCCTGCCAGAATGGCTTATCACTATACTGTTTGCTGTGTTTCTTGGTTTTTGCACTTTCAAGACATGTAAATCAGGGTTCTTCTACTGGAAATTGGAATCAGAATTGGAAAATGAGAATCAAGAATTGGAAAATGGGTTGATGAAAAATGAAAGTAGTGATGAAACTGAGCCTTTGTTGGAGAAGGAAGCAAAGGGAAGAATAACCAGCAGTATTCCATGGATGAAAATGGGGATGTTGGTGATGTTctggttttgtttttttttcctctATCTTCTTCGTGgaaatcaatatggacaagtatGCCTACCTCTTTTTATCGTCTTGTCTTCACTTCTTTTG GGGATCATTCCTATGGAGGCATGTGGAGTGGGATACTGGATCATTTCATCAGTTCAGTTTCCTTTGGCTATCATCTTTACATCATGGATCTTGTATAATAGAGAAAGTCagcagaacatgccttccaagaaACAG GAAGGAAGTAGTGAAACTAAACATGGGCCTTCGGGGAAGCTCATCTTCCCGATAATGGCACTACTAGCAGGGGTTCTAGGAGGCGTTTTTGGAATTGGTGGTGGAATGCTAATTAGTCCCCTTTTAATCCAAGTCGGAATATCTCCTGAA GTGACAGCAGCAACCTGTTCATTCATGGTGTTTTTCTCCTCTACCATGTCAGCTGTGCAATACCTATTTCTAGGGATGGAGCACGTGAACGAGGCCCTCATCTTTGCAGTCATATGTTGTGTTGCCTCAATCATCGGATTAGTAGTAGTTCAGAGAGCCATAGAGCATCATGGGAGAGCATCCCTCATTGTATTTTCTGTCGGCACAGTTATGGCTTTAAGCACTGTTCTCATGACTAGTTTTGGAGCTGTTGATATATGGAGGGATTACACCAATGGAAATTACATGGGGTTCAAGCAGCCTTgctga